The genomic stretch AATATTCACAAAGCAAAAACAATCATGGAAGCAATTAGCATATCCCTCTCTCTCCTCCTTGCAATTGCAACCACAATAATCCTCAAACAATTGATCTCCTCTCTCCTCCATGCACGCCTACCCCTCCCGCCGGGCACCATGGGCTGGCCCTACATCGGCGAAACCCTCCAACTCTACTCCCAAAATCCCAACATTTTCTTCTCCTCCAAAGTCAAGAGGTACGGATCCATTTTCAAAACGCAGGTGCTGGGCTGCAAGTGCGTCATGATGGCCAGCCCAGACGCAGCCAAGGCCGTCCTCCTCACCAACGCCCATCTCTTCAAGCCCACATTCCCGTCCAGCAAAGAGAGAATGATCGGAAAAGGAGCCATCTTCTTCCACCAAGGCCACTACCACGCCAACCTCCGGAAGCTCCTGCTTCGCGCCTTCTCGCCCGACTCCATCAAACAAATCGTCTCCCACATCGACTCCATCGCACTCTCCTCCCTTAAATCGTGGGAGCCCCGCCCCCTCATCACCACCTTCCATGAAATGAAAACAGTATgtgtcttatttatttatttatttttagttggCCAAGCAGCGAGAGattgaagtaaaaaaaaaacaaacagtatatttttttaaatgtatgtGTATGGTGATGGTGGTGCAGTATGCATTCAATGTGGCGCTGCTTTCTATATTCGGAAAGGATGAGGTTTCGTACGGCGACGATTTGaagaggtgcttctacacgctggAGCGCGGCTACAACTCTCTGCCGATCAACGTGCCGGGGACGCTCTTCCACGCCGCCATGAGAGCTAGGAAGAAGCTCGCCGCGATCCTCGCCGAAATCATCTCTCTCAGAAGAGACAGAAAGCGCGAAGACTCCAACCTCCTAGCGTCGTTCATGAGCGACGCCGAGGGCCTCAGCGACGAGCAGATCGCAGACAATGTGATCGGAGTCATCTTCGCCGCCCGCGACACCACCGCCAGCGTCCTCACTTGGATCCTCAAGTTCTTAGCCCAGAATCCCACCGTTCTTCACGCTGTTACcgtgagatttttttttaaaataaaaaataaaaaaaattgcgtCAATACTTCCCATCATCCCTTCTCTTTAATTTGAACttaaatttatatttgtatTGAATATTTTAGGAAGAGCAAGAGGCGATAATGAGGTCGGGAGAAGGCAAGGGATTGAGTTGGGAAGACACGAGGAAAATGACGGTGACGACGAGAGTGATTCAAGAGACCATGAGAGTTGCTTCCATCTTATCTTTCACATTCAGGGAAGCCATTCAAGATGTGGAGTTTCAGGGTATGCCCTATtaattaacacaatttttttaattacaagattTTAATATTTGTTTGTCTAAATTAAATTATGCAGGATATAGAATTCCAAAAGGGTGGAAAGTTTTACCGCTTTTCAGAAACATTCACCACAGCCCAGAAAATTTCACCGACCCTGATAAATTCGACCCTTCAAGATTTGAGGTGTGACTAAGTTCCTTTCTCTTACATATGAATTTGATAATGAAATGGATTTGTTGGTGATGTGACAGGTTGCACCGAAGCCAAATACATTCTTCCCATTTGGAAGTGGGGTCCATTCCTGCCCAGGGAATGAGTTGGCCAAGCTGGAGATGTTGGTGCTTGTGCACCACCTCGCTACAAAATACAGGTAGCAGTGAAATTAAAGTTAATACGATTGATTTTGTTATATTTGCATAAGATTGTTTTATGGATCATAGTTGAATTctatgaaattttaattattttttttaacgaATTTGCAGGTGGTGTATGATGGGCCCACAAGACGGCATTCAGTACGGACCATTTGCACTGCCACAAAATGGTCTGCCAATTAAGATCTTTCTCAAAGAATAGAAACTGTCTCACAAAATTTACTAAAGTGTGGGAATCCCACATTGCATTCCAAGATTGGTTTACCATAaactaatactagtatatagtatatatttatatataagaaTGTGGTAAGTATGTTTAAGAGTACATAAGGAATTTCCCATCTACATTAACCAGGATCACAAGAGGACTTAATTATGCATaggatataattttatttttattgtttcctaCATGTAAAAAAGTCCGCAAGGCAAATGATGATGATCCCATGTTATATTTCTATggacattttctttttctcaaactcCATCTATTTTGTATGCTTGTTAATTACACCTTAATCCGAACTTCGGGAATATTCAATATGTACTAATTAAAGTCGGAATATTCTATCATAAATAATGAGGAAATTGATGAGGACATTTGGTTTAGATACatgaaaagaaaatggaaaatggTCCAAGAATGAGTTCATATTGCAGAAGCTCTTTTCATTGTGTCTGTTTCATTGATGTCTATTAGTTGTCTCCATTGAGAAGAGGTGCATCTAGTGCAGGATTCTAAGCTCACATAGCTTTCACTTCAGCctaaatgcatattcttgtgtgaCGGGGGAGTATACAATAAATTATTAAGTTATTCaactaaaatataattaaaaaatactccatcggTCCAtgaaaatagtctcattttgtcatttttggatgtttacaaaaaatagtctcatttcatAAATTTAAACTCTCTCATACTTAACCCACTTTTTTCTCATTCTatatctttctttttctctttctatcTCATACTTCATCTGTTCCATattagtggagtcatttctttCGGAacggaaattaagaaaaatgtgtgtaatgtattaaataaaaagataagtAATAAcgtaagaaagaagaaaaaatagagataataaagtaagatagagggaaaagtaagagtgagaaaatgtgttacattttttattaaaaaaagaaatgactcgcATCCTCCACAAATTAGTGACTATTTTctgtggacagagggagtataaactaTACTCATTACCAATTTTTGCACCTCGAATCTGCGACCAACATTTGTTGTCATGAGCTGGTAAGGAAGCGGTCTTATTAATTTACCCCTCCATCCataaataaatgtctcattttgatTCGACACGAATAATAAGATATGGAAAGAAAATTAGTTAGaaaaaattagattaaatatatattctaCTTTTAGAaactagttttataataaaatttgagtatATGGAGTAATTTTAAACGAAATAGATTTTcactatattttaatttaggAGGCGTCAACTAAGTCTTGGATTAGTTTTGATGGGTAGAAAAGGGACATTGAACATTATATCTTCCGATTAGTCATAGTCGACACCAGAAACTAAATCAGAGTGAAAACTCAGCACCACTAACCGTGTAATTATCTAAACTATGTAACACCTCCgtctttaaaaaatataaatttttgaaaCGATATAAGTTTTaagcataattgataaagtagacttcacttcctaaaataaaacatttaaaaaGTTTCCGATTTCAAGGAAcagactaaaataaaaatagttttatttttttaaaatagaggTAGTATTAATCTATTCAATACACAGTTAAATTATTTGGAAGAGTACTCAATTTAGTTCACACTCTAGATTATTGACTGGTAGAATCATAcatgatttttctttaaatgtTTGGATAAAAAATAGATATCATAAAATCGTTGTTTAAAATATGCATTTATTCATTATTGACAACTTGACTATATgtcttcattttttaaaataataatttacatTAGTGGGGGTGAGAGTGAGAGAGA from Salvia splendens isolate huo1 chromosome 15, SspV2, whole genome shotgun sequence encodes the following:
- the LOC121767311 gene encoding abscisic acid 8'-hydroxylase CYP707A2-like isoform X1; this translates as MEAISISLSLLLAIATTIILKQLISSLLHARLPLPPGTMGWPYIGETLQLYSQNPNIFFSSKVKRYGSIFKTQVLGCKCVMMASPDAAKAVLLTNAHLFKPTFPSSKERMIGKGAIFFHQGHYHANLRKLLLRAFSPDSIKQIVSHIDSIALSSLKSWEPRPLITTFHEMKTYAFNVALLSIFGKDEVSYGDDLKRCFYTLERGYNSLPINVPGTLFHAAMRARKKLAAILAEIISLRRDRKREDSNLLASFMSDAEGLSDEQIADNVIGVIFAARDTTASVLTWILKFLAQNPTVLHAVTEEQEAIMRSGEGKGLSWEDTRKMTVTTRVIQETMRVASILSFTFREAIQDVEFQGYRIPKGWKVLPLFRNIHHSPENFTDPDKFDPSRFEVAPKPNTFFPFGSGVHSCPGNELAKLEMLVLVHHLATKYRWCMMGPQDGIQYGPFALPQNGLPIKIFLKE
- the LOC121767311 gene encoding abscisic acid 8'-hydroxylase CYP707A2-like isoform X2, whose translation is MEAISISLSLLLAIATTIILKQLISSLLHARLPLPPGTMGWPYIGETLQLYSQNPNIFFSSKVKRYGSIFKTQVLGCKCVMMASPDAAKAVLLTNAHLFKPTFPSSKERMIGKGAIFFHQGHYHANLRKLLLRAFSPDSIKQIVSHIDSIALSSLKSWEPRPLITTFHEMKTYAFNVALLSIFGKDEVSYGDDLKRCFYTLERGYNSLPINVPGTLFHAAMRARKKLAAILAEIISLRRDRKREDSNLLASFMSDAEGLSDEQIADNVIGVIFAARDTTASVLTWILKFLAQNPTVLHAVTEEQEAIMRSGEGKGLSWEDTRKMTVTTRVIQETMRVASILSFTFREAIQDVEFQGYRIPKGWKVLPLFRNIHHSPENFTDPDKFDPSRFEVAPKPNTFFPFGSGVHSCPGNELAKLEMLVLVHHLATKYR